A single region of the Oncorhynchus keta strain PuntledgeMale-10-30-2019 chromosome 4, Oket_V2, whole genome shotgun sequence genome encodes:
- the atox1 gene encoding copper transport protein ATOX1, translating into MTTKHEFFVDMTCEGCSGAVTRVLNKLGGVQFEIDLPNKKVFIESDKDTDVLLETLKKTGKAANYIGPK; encoded by the exons ATGACGACC AAGCACGAATTCTTTGTGGACATGACATGTGAGGGATGCTCTGGGGCAGTCACCCGAGTCCTCAATAAACTGG GTGGTGTCCAATTTGAGATCGACCTCCCCAACAAGAAGGTTTTCATTGAGTCTGACAAGGACACGGATGTGCTTCTGGAAACACTTAAGAAGACTGGAAAGGCGGCTAACTACATCGGCCCCAAGTGA